The proteins below come from a single Chryseobacterium nepalense genomic window:
- a CDS encoding LysM peptidoglycan-binding domain-containing protein: protein MIKRFFILSSLCMVLGVSAQKLHTVVKGDTPYNIAKKYGLTVDELLKLNPSVKDGKIAIGEVLTVKNDKTGSSSKMNVPIKPATGGQLGKIVLQPKQTIYGITKQYRISETDLRKLNPDLESHMKIGDEITLPLESIKKYGTGQQTTTSASIAKSDEKTVEKPAVTVSEGEYTVQQKDNYYKIAKQFNLTREELFALNPGLEEKGLKPGEKILVKKSGNGNASGADVFEETKNSKAKMDSGNEISSKNSNTASDDYVTYTVQQGDTVFSIVNKFGISIDELIALNPELSRGLKAGMVLKIKKLDPAYVKKNGDALSVVVMLPFGYSTGETQYRTMALDFLTGAKLAIERNAGNGQKLDVKIVDSGNEASFRNSLTQINPDNTDLIIGPFFKSNVVDVLDFTKNQKIPIIAPFANSPELYNYSNLIIIETNDQTYADKIVEEVKAAYSDQKIYVLADSKKENANYIKAGLEKMLKNPNVTIVTSASDIQLDQNMMTGQSAPVIAILASDNDATGEAFANRVIALSKEVQGVKAFSMHYVPAFEKKVDDLALANLVYLMDRKINTEGNFEKEILAAYKSKYCKTPPKYAIIGFDVVNDMLTRENKKGEIFKQINKVQTQLATKFEFVKSKANGAYVNTGYRVIRLVP, encoded by the coding sequence ATGATAAAGAGGTTTTTTATTCTGTCCAGTTTATGCATGGTTTTGGGGGTGTCTGCTCAGAAATTGCACACCGTTGTAAAAGGCGATACTCCTTATAATATTGCTAAAAAATACGGACTTACTGTTGATGAATTGCTGAAGCTTAATCCTTCTGTAAAGGATGGTAAGATCGCAATCGGAGAAGTTTTAACGGTTAAAAACGATAAAACGGGATCTTCATCAAAAATGAATGTTCCTATAAAACCTGCCACTGGCGGACAGCTGGGGAAAATTGTTCTACAGCCGAAACAGACCATTTACGGAATTACAAAACAATACAGGATTTCAGAAACCGATCTCAGAAAACTGAATCCCGATCTTGAATCTCATATGAAGATCGGTGATGAAATTACCCTGCCTCTTGAAAGTATAAAAAAATACGGAACCGGCCAGCAGACCACAACTTCAGCTTCAATAGCGAAATCTGATGAAAAGACAGTGGAAAAACCTGCTGTTACAGTTTCAGAAGGAGAATATACTGTTCAGCAGAAAGATAATTATTATAAAATTGCTAAGCAATTCAATCTTACCAGAGAAGAGCTTTTCGCCTTAAATCCGGGACTTGAAGAGAAAGGTCTGAAACCTGGCGAGAAAATTTTAGTTAAAAAATCAGGAAACGGAAATGCATCCGGTGCAGATGTTTTTGAAGAAACAAAAAATTCAAAAGCAAAAATGGATTCCGGAAACGAAATCTCCTCAAAAAACAGCAATACTGCCTCTGATGATTATGTGACCTACACTGTCCAACAGGGAGATACGGTATTTTCTATTGTCAATAAATTCGGAATCTCTATTGATGAATTAATTGCATTAAATCCTGAATTATCCCGTGGATTAAAAGCAGGAATGGTTTTAAAAATTAAAAAGCTTGATCCTGCGTATGTGAAGAAAAACGGAGATGCATTAAGCGTTGTCGTAATGTTACCTTTCGGATACAGTACCGGAGAAACCCAATACAGAACAATGGCTCTTGACTTCCTTACCGGAGCAAAACTTGCCATTGAAAGAAATGCCGGAAACGGGCAAAAATTGGATGTGAAAATCGTAGATTCCGGAAATGAAGCATCTTTCAGGAATTCATTGACACAGATAAATCCGGATAATACCGATCTTATTATCGGCCCATTTTTTAAGTCGAATGTGGTAGATGTCCTTGACTTTACAAAAAATCAAAAAATTCCGATTATAGCGCCTTTTGCCAATTCTCCGGAATTATACAATTACAGCAATCTTATTATCATTGAGACAAACGATCAGACCTATGCTGATAAAATTGTAGAAGAGGTTAAAGCCGCTTATTCTGATCAGAAAATATATGTCCTTGCTGATTCTAAAAAGGAAAATGCCAACTACATAAAAGCAGGCCTTGAGAAAATGTTGAAGAACCCTAACGTTACTATTGTAACCTCCGCTTCGGATATTCAGCTTGACCAAAATATGATGACCGGGCAGTCGGCTCCCGTAATTGCTATTCTTGCAAGTGACAACGATGCAACCGGTGAAGCTTTTGCCAACAGGGTTATTGCATTGTCTAAAGAAGTTCAGGGCGTAAAAGCGTTCAGTATGCATTATGTTCCTGCATTTGAGAAAAAAGTAGATGATCTTGCTCTGGCAAACCTGGTTTATCTCATGGACAGAAAAATCAATACGGAAGGAAATTTTGAAAAGGAAATCCTGGCAGCCTATAAAAGTAAATACTGCAAAACGCCTCCAAAATATGCCATCATCGGTTTTGATGTCGTTAACGATATGCTGACCCGTGAAAACAAAAAAGGTGAGATTTTTAAACAAATAAATAAAGTTCAGACACAGCTGGCGACCAAGTTTGAGTTTGTGAAATCAAAAGCAAACGGAGCTTATGTGAATACGGGATATCGTGTCATCAGACTGGTTCCGTAA
- the fabD gene encoding ACP S-malonyltransferase, which produces MKALVFPGQGSQFVGMGKELYDSRKDIKDLMESANEILGFDILSIMFSGTDDDLKKTEVTQPSIFIHSVAALKAVNGLGAEMVAGHSLGEFSALVANGVLSFDDGLKLVSERAKAMQAACDANPSSMAAILGLEDAKVEEICSQINGIVVPANYNCPGQLVISGETASVEEACAKLKEAGAKRALLLPVNGAFHSPLMQPAQERLAAAIEQTKFRKATIPVYQNITTTAVSDPDEIKKNLIAQLTGPVKWTQSVQNMIKDGATNFVEVGPGKTLQGLIKKIDSTVDVASAV; this is translated from the coding sequence ATGAAAGCACTTGTGTTTCCCGGGCAGGGTTCTCAGTTCGTAGGAATGGGAAAAGAATTGTATGATTCTAGAAAAGACATCAAAGATCTGATGGAATCTGCCAACGAAATTTTAGGATTCGATATCCTTTCTATCATGTTCAGCGGAACGGATGATGATCTTAAGAAAACCGAAGTTACTCAACCCTCAATTTTTATACATTCCGTAGCTGCATTAAAAGCAGTGAACGGTCTTGGAGCAGAAATGGTTGCAGGGCACTCCTTAGGAGAGTTTTCCGCATTGGTTGCCAATGGTGTTTTATCTTTTGACGACGGTTTGAAACTGGTTTCTGAAAGAGCAAAAGCCATGCAGGCAGCTTGTGATGCCAATCCGAGTTCTATGGCTGCAATCCTTGGCCTTGAAGATGCCAAAGTAGAAGAAATATGTTCCCAGATCAACGGGATCGTTGTGCCTGCCAATTACAATTGTCCCGGACAATTGGTGATCTCAGGTGAAACAGCATCCGTTGAAGAAGCATGTGCAAAATTAAAAGAAGCAGGAGCAAAAAGAGCATTATTATTGCCTGTAAACGGAGCTTTCCACTCTCCTTTGATGCAACCTGCACAAGAAAGGCTTGCCGCTGCGATTGAGCAGACAAAATTCAGAAAAGCCACCATTCCTGTGTATCAGAATATTACTACAACAGCAGTTTCTGATCCGGATGAAATTAAGAAAAACCTGATTGCACAGCTTACAGGTCCTGTAAAATGGACGCAGTCGGTTCAGAATATGATTAAAGATGGTGCCACTAACTTTGTAGAAGTAGGCCCGGGAAAAACGTTACAGGGACTGATCAAAAAAATAGACAGCACTGTTGATGTTGCGTCTGCAGTCTAA
- a CDS encoding GYDIA family GHMP kinase, with amino-acid sequence MGEIFSPGKLMLTSEYFAMDGALVLAVPTRLGQEFSFKEEKDGKCLVFWEAYHQNKPWLKAVIDYKNWQIVETNIPASAEFILKTLKNVQLLSQTKFKSNFTYYLTTNLQFPADYGLGSSSTLMNNLAEWAGINPFTLNTISLGGSGYDIAVAKERSAVLYQNKPEIKYEKVNFNPSFKNELIFIHLNQKQDSREGINLYKSKNKSQKLVDEFSDLTRKILLCKELENFSELMLIHEQKISDFLEIPAVKGRFFADCPVFVKSLGAWGGDFVMSSKFDGFKDYFWGKDFNTIFEWSDIISL; translated from the coding sequence ATGGGCGAGATATTTTCACCGGGAAAGCTGATGCTTACTTCAGAATATTTCGCAATGGACGGAGCTCTTGTCTTAGCGGTACCTACCAGGCTGGGACAAGAGTTTTCTTTTAAAGAAGAAAAAGATGGGAAATGCCTTGTTTTCTGGGAAGCTTACCATCAGAACAAACCTTGGTTAAAAGCGGTCATCGATTATAAAAACTGGCAGATCGTGGAAACCAATATTCCCGCAAGTGCTGAATTCATTTTAAAAACATTAAAAAATGTTCAGTTACTTTCTCAAACTAAATTTAAAAGTAATTTTACCTATTACCTTACAACGAATCTTCAGTTTCCGGCAGACTACGGACTGGGAAGCAGTTCTACTTTAATGAACAACCTTGCCGAATGGGCGGGTATAAATCCTTTTACCTTAAATACGATAAGTCTTGGCGGAAGCGGTTATGATATTGCCGTGGCAAAAGAGAGATCTGCGGTGCTTTATCAGAATAAACCGGAGATAAAATATGAAAAGGTAAATTTCAATCCTTCATTTAAAAATGAGCTTATTTTTATTCATCTGAATCAGAAGCAGGACAGCCGGGAAGGAATCAATTTATACAAGTCAAAAAATAAGTCACAAAAACTCGTTGATGAATTTTCGGATCTCACAAGAAAAATTTTGTTATGCAAAGAATTGGAAAATTTTTCTGAACTAATGTTGATTCATGAGCAAAAAATATCGGATTTTCTTGAAATTCCTGCAGTTAAAGGCCGTTTTTTCGCAGATTGTCCTGTTTTTGTTAAAAGTTTGGGCGCATGGGGCGGAGATTTTGTAATGAGCTCAAAATTTGACGGCTTTAAGGACTATTTTTGGGGAAAAGATTTTAACACTATTTTTGAATGGTCGGATATAATAAGCTTGTAA
- the pckA gene encoding phosphoenolpyruvate carboxykinase (ATP) — protein sequence MKNAKIIQDLEKLGIKGNYEVVYNPSYEELYQAEVSPENQGFEKAELTESGAVSVKTGIFTGRSPKDRYIVQDDVTRDTIFWDGKVNLPTTPGIFQSCKELVLDQLSTSKKIYVVDAFCGTNADTRLKVRFIMEVAWQAHFVTNMFIRPSHYELQNFGEPDFTVINGSKTTNPNWEEQGLHSENFIMFNLTEKLQIIGGTWYGGEMKKGMFAMMNYYLPLKGMASMHCSANVGEEGDVALFFGLSGTGKTTLSADPKRYLIGDDEHGWDNNGVFNYEGGCYAKVIDLSEEKEPDIFAAIKRDALLENVVVNNGVSDYTDNSITENTRVSYPIYHINKIVLPSKAGHAKKIVYLSADAFGVLPPVSVLDEDQAQYHFLCGYTSKLAGTERGITEPEPSFSPAFGEAFLTLHPTMYSKTLIGKMKEHGAKAYLVNTGWNGTGKRISLKDTRAIIDAIIDGSIEDAPKTRIPIMNLEVPTSLPNVSEGILDPRDTYSNAEEWEEKAKDLAAKYIKNFEQYCNSEEAKKLVASGPQLQTQTIK from the coding sequence ATGAAAAACGCTAAAATCATCCAGGATTTAGAAAAATTAGGGATTAAAGGAAACTATGAAGTCGTTTACAATCCTTCTTACGAAGAATTGTATCAGGCGGAAGTTTCTCCTGAAAATCAGGGCTTTGAGAAAGCTGAGCTTACGGAATCTGGTGCAGTATCAGTAAAAACAGGAATTTTCACAGGTCGTTCACCTAAAGACAGATACATTGTTCAGGATGATGTTACGAGAGATACAATTTTCTGGGACGGTAAAGTAAACCTGCCAACAACACCGGGAATTTTTCAGTCTTGTAAAGAATTAGTGCTCGATCAGCTTTCAACCTCCAAAAAAATCTATGTGGTGGATGCTTTTTGCGGAACCAATGCAGATACCAGGTTAAAAGTGAGATTCATTATGGAAGTGGCGTGGCAGGCACATTTCGTTACGAATATGTTTATCCGTCCTTCTCATTATGAACTGCAAAATTTCGGAGAACCGGATTTCACGGTAATCAACGGATCGAAAACAACAAACCCGAACTGGGAAGAGCAGGGATTACATTCTGAAAACTTTATCATGTTTAACCTTACCGAAAAACTTCAGATCATCGGAGGAACATGGTACGGCGGTGAAATGAAAAAGGGAATGTTTGCCATGATGAATTATTACCTTCCGTTAAAAGGTATGGCTTCTATGCACTGTTCGGCAAATGTAGGCGAAGAAGGAGATGTTGCCCTTTTCTTCGGGCTTTCCGGAACAGGGAAAACAACCTTATCTGCAGACCCGAAAAGATATCTTATCGGAGATGATGAACACGGCTGGGACAACAATGGCGTTTTCAACTATGAGGGCGGATGTTATGCAAAAGTGATTGATCTTTCTGAAGAAAAAGAACCGGATATTTTTGCGGCTATCAAAAGAGATGCACTTCTTGAAAATGTAGTTGTAAACAACGGTGTTTCAGATTATACGGATAATTCTATTACGGAAAATACAAGAGTATCATATCCTATTTACCATATCAATAAGATTGTTTTACCTTCAAAGGCAGGACATGCCAAGAAGATTGTTTACCTTTCTGCTGATGCTTTCGGAGTATTGCCTCCGGTTTCAGTATTGGATGAAGATCAGGCGCAATACCATTTCCTTTGCGGATATACTTCAAAATTAGCAGGAACGGAAAGGGGGATTACAGAACCGGAACCATCTTTCTCACCGGCATTCGGAGAAGCATTCTTAACATTGCACCCTACCATGTATTCCAAAACACTGATTGGTAAAATGAAAGAGCACGGCGCCAAAGCCTATCTGGTAAATACAGGATGGAACGGAACCGGAAAAAGAATCTCCTTAAAAGATACAAGAGCAATTATTGATGCTATTATTGACGGTTCTATTGAAGATGCTCCAAAGACAAGAATTCCGATTATGAACCTGGAAGTACCTACATCATTGCCAAATGTTTCTGAAGGAATCCTTGATCCGAGGGACACTTACAGCAATGCTGAAGAGTGGGAAGAAAAAGCAAAAGATCTTGCTGCAAAATACATCAAAAACTTTGAACAGTACTGCAATTCTGAAGAAGCTAAGAAATTAGTCGCTTCAGGACCTCAACTGCAGACACAGACAATTAAATAA
- a CDS encoding type II 3-dehydroquinate dehydratase: protein MKVLIVNGPNLNLLGTREPEIYGNISMEDYLGNLRSEFPSCEIQYYQSNIEGEIINRLQEDDFDALVINPGAFTHYSYAIADCLKNIQKPKVEVHISNIYKREEFRQKSVTAANTDAVLSGFGMDGYRLAILSLK from the coding sequence ATGAAAGTTTTAATTGTCAATGGTCCTAATCTCAATTTATTAGGCACAAGAGAACCTGAAATTTACGGGAATATATCTATGGAAGATTATCTGGGTAATCTAAGATCTGAATTTCCATCTTGTGAGATCCAATATTATCAATCAAATATTGAAGGAGAAATTATCAACAGGCTTCAGGAAGATGATTTTGACGCATTGGTGATTAATCCCGGAGCTTTTACCCACTATTCTTATGCGATTGCGGATTGTTTAAAAAATATTCAGAAGCCTAAAGTGGAGGTCCACATCAGTAATATTTATAAAAGGGAAGAATTCCGGCAAAAATCTGTAACGGCGGCAAATACCGATGCGGTGCTGTCAGGATTCGGGATGGACGGATATAGGCTGGCAATTTTAAGTTTAAAATGA
- a CDS encoding Fur family transcriptional regulator has product MKKDIENKLIDKNTKPTSMRILVYDFLSSQEAALSLSEIENHFETADRTTIYRTLKTFEEKGIVHGIQENTTTKYKLCHDGCNENTHKDWHLHFYCKICKQTTCKEDISFPENLQTNFRIDEIRLFAKGICESCMESLQ; this is encoded by the coding sequence ATGAAAAAAGATATCGAAAACAAATTAATAGACAAAAACACAAAGCCCACCAGCATGAGAATATTGGTGTATGACTTTCTGAGTTCTCAGGAAGCTGCTTTATCATTATCTGAAATCGAAAATCATTTTGAAACTGCAGACCGGACCACTATTTACAGAACGTTAAAAACATTTGAAGAAAAGGGAATTGTTCACGGTATTCAGGAAAACACAACAACCAAATATAAACTCTGCCACGACGGATGTAACGAAAATACACACAAAGACTGGCATCTTCACTTCTACTGTAAAATCTGTAAACAGACCACCTGCAAAGAAGATATTTCTTTTCCGGAAAATCTTCAAACCAATTTCAGGATCGATGAAATAAGGCTGTTTGCCAAAGGAATCTGTGAGAGCTGTATGGAAAGTTTGCAATAG
- a CDS encoding heavy metal translocating P-type ATPase, with protein sequence MEECCSTKPKPKHTHDHEGHDHNHEHSHDTGNKTVFQMFLPAIVSFILLLIGIALDHIIKPQWFTGIIRFIWYLAAYIPVGLPVLKEAFESIKNGDVFSEFFLMGIATVGAFSIGEYPEGVAVMLFYSVGEVFQGMAVTRARTNIKLLLDQRPDEVTILKDGKAETVKAEKVNIGEIIQLKSGEKLGLDGELLSETASFNTAALTGESKPDTKMKGDSVWAGMINLNTVSQIKVTAAYQDSKLSKILELVQNATAQKAPTELFIRKFAKIYTPIVVFLAIGITFLPYFFVEGYQFRDWLYRALVFLVISCPCALVISIPLGYFGGIGAGSRNGILFKGSNFLDVLANIQHVVMDKTGTLTEGVFKVQEIQFNNDFNKDEILKLINALESKSSHPVATAIHEYVGEIDHSIPLENIEEIAGRGLKANINDKELLVGNLKLMDQFNIKYNIDSENIVYTLIAVAYDKKFVGYLTIADTVKQDAQSAINRLKALNVKITMLSGDKVSVVKHVAAQLGIPNAYGDLLPEDKVNKVKEIKAGKESVAFVGDGVNDAPVVALSDVGIAMGGLGSDATIETADVVIQDDMPGKIPMAINIGKQTRKIVWQNITLAFTIKAAVLILGAGGLATMWEAVFADVGVALLAILNAVRIQRMIF encoded by the coding sequence ATGGAAGAATGCTGCAGTACAAAACCAAAACCGAAACATACACATGATCACGAAGGACATGATCACAATCACGAACATTCTCATGATACAGGAAATAAGACTGTATTTCAGATGTTTCTTCCTGCAATTGTTTCTTTTATATTATTATTGATAGGAATTGCTTTAGATCATATTATCAAACCACAATGGTTTACAGGGATCATTCGTTTTATATGGTATTTGGCGGCCTATATACCGGTAGGACTTCCTGTTTTAAAAGAGGCTTTTGAAAGTATTAAAAACGGTGATGTCTTTTCAGAATTTTTCCTGATGGGAATTGCAACGGTAGGAGCCTTCTCGATAGGAGAATATCCGGAAGGAGTAGCGGTAATGCTTTTCTATTCGGTTGGTGAAGTCTTTCAGGGGATGGCGGTAACAAGAGCCCGGACAAATATTAAACTGCTGCTTGATCAAAGACCTGATGAAGTGACGATTTTAAAAGATGGAAAGGCGGAGACTGTGAAAGCAGAAAAAGTCAATATAGGAGAAATCATTCAGTTAAAATCAGGAGAAAAATTGGGATTAGATGGCGAACTGCTCTCTGAAACGGCTTCATTCAATACGGCTGCTTTAACGGGAGAAAGCAAACCCGATACAAAAATGAAAGGGGATTCTGTATGGGCAGGAATGATTAATTTGAACACCGTAAGCCAGATAAAGGTAACCGCCGCTTATCAAGACAGCAAGCTGAGTAAAATACTTGAACTGGTGCAAAACGCAACAGCTCAAAAAGCTCCGACAGAATTATTCATCAGGAAATTTGCTAAAATTTATACCCCGATTGTGGTCTTTCTTGCTATAGGAATTACTTTTCTTCCCTACTTTTTTGTTGAAGGTTATCAATTCAGGGACTGGCTTTATCGGGCATTGGTCTTTCTGGTAATTTCCTGTCCGTGTGCCCTGGTGATTTCTATTCCTTTGGGCTATTTCGGAGGAATTGGTGCCGGAAGCAGAAACGGAATTTTATTCAAAGGAAGTAATTTTTTAGATGTTTTGGCCAATATTCAGCATGTGGTAATGGATAAAACCGGAACGTTAACAGAAGGTGTTTTTAAAGTTCAGGAAATTCAATTTAATAATGATTTTAATAAAGATGAAATTTTAAAGCTCATTAATGCGTTGGAAAGCAAAAGTTCACATCCTGTGGCAACTGCTATTCATGAATATGTGGGAGAAATAGACCATTCCATTCCGCTGGAAAATATTGAGGAAATTGCAGGGCGCGGCCTGAAAGCCAACATTAATGATAAAGAACTGTTGGTTGGAAACCTCAAACTGATGGATCAGTTCAATATTAAATACAATATCGATTCTGAAAATATAGTGTATACACTGATAGCGGTTGCTTACGATAAAAAATTTGTGGGTTATCTCACCATTGCCGATACCGTTAAACAAGATGCACAATCGGCTATCAACCGGTTAAAGGCATTAAACGTAAAAATAACGATGCTCAGCGGAGATAAAGTTTCTGTTGTAAAACATGTTGCCGCCCAATTGGGAATTCCGAACGCTTATGGCGATCTTCTTCCGGAAGATAAGGTTAATAAAGTAAAAGAGATAAAAGCAGGAAAGGAATCCGTTGCCTTTGTTGGTGATGGGGTGAATGATGCGCCTGTTGTGGCACTCAGTGATGTTGGGATCGCTATGGGCGGACTGGGAAGTGATGCTACAATCGAAACAGCCGATGTTGTTATCCAGGATGATATGCCGGGTAAAATACCAATGGCGATCAACATCGGGAAACAGACCAGAAAAATTGTCTGGCAGAATATTACGTTGGCTTTTACTATTAAAGCAGCTGTCCTTATTCTGGGTGCGGGAGGTCTGGCAACGATGTGGGAAGCGGTTTTTGCAGATGTAGGCGTTGCGTTACTGGCTATTCTGAATGCCGTGAGAATACAGCGAATGATCTTTTAG
- a CDS encoding YHS domain-containing protein: protein MKSKVILTALLSVSLMACAQETPKVKHKKAKTAVKSDAKPVKFANAVDPICNMPTDTDMKDTAVYKNKTYGFCSAYCKDEFKKNPEKYVQK from the coding sequence ATGAAATCAAAAGTTATTTTAACAGCATTATTGTCTGTTTCATTAATGGCATGTGCCCAGGAAACGCCTAAAGTAAAACATAAAAAGGCAAAAACAGCAGTAAAATCCGATGCAAAACCGGTGAAATTTGCCAATGCAGTAGACCCGATCTGTAATATGCCGACTGATACCGACATGAAAGACACCGCTGTTTATAAAAATAAAACGTACGGTTTTTGCAGTGCTTATTGCAAAGACGAATTCAAAAAGAATCCTGAGAAATATGTCCAAAAATAA
- a CDS encoding SCO family protein: MSKNKKTNNSKSKVIVPIAVIALLFLAIGVGMGYFKKNLYTVMKVPDFELTDQNNKKITNKDMLGKVYLVEFFFSKCPTICPVMNTNMRAIEDEINNPNFGIISISIDPENDTPQALKEHAERIGVKSPNWHFLTGNRDYIGKLADQFNIYVGDKEDESESLNHSGMIALVDKEGNVRCRYNKENMPILYYSGLNYQDPEGKVPKLNGKYHPDREILMEDIKKLLK; the protein is encoded by the coding sequence ATGTCCAAAAATAAAAAGACCAATAACTCCAAAAGCAAAGTAATTGTTCCGATTGCGGTTATTGCTTTACTTTTCCTCGCGATCGGTGTCGGAATGGGCTATTTCAAAAAAAATCTGTATACGGTAATGAAGGTTCCCGACTTTGAGCTCACCGACCAGAACAATAAGAAAATCACCAATAAAGATATGCTTGGAAAAGTATATCTGGTTGAATTTTTCTTCAGCAAATGTCCCACAATTTGTCCGGTCATGAATACCAATATGAGAGCCATTGAAGATGAGATCAACAATCCTAATTTCGGAATCATTTCCATAAGCATTGATCCTGAAAACGACACACCGCAAGCTCTGAAAGAACATGCCGAAAGAATCGGAGTAAAATCTCCAAACTGGCATTTTCTTACAGGAAACAGGGATTATATAGGTAAGCTTGCTGATCAGTTCAATATTTATGTGGGAGATAAAGAAGATGAAAGCGAAAGCCTGAACCACAGCGGAATGATTGCCCTGGTCGATAAAGAAGGAAATGTCCGGTGCCGGTACAATAAAGAAAATATGCCGATCCTCTATTATTCAGGGTTGAATTATCAAGATCCGGAAGGAAAAGTGCCAAAGCTGAATGGGAAATACCATCCTGACCGCGAAATTTTAATGGAAGATATTAAAAAATTGTTGAAATAG
- a CDS encoding superoxide dismutase: MKIMKIAALSAVFAAQFAMAQFKQTPLPYAYNALEGNIDAQTMEIHYSKHAAAYVANLNKAIAGTPQEKQTLFEIMSNASKLPAAVRNNAGGHYNHELFWTVLTPEKNTQPSAKLAKAINETFGSMDAFKAKMAKAGADRFGSGWAWLSVDKNGKLFVSSTPNQDNPLMDVVEEKGTPIFGIDVWEHAYYLKYQNKRADYLTAIWNVTNWKEISRRYEEAISKK; encoded by the coding sequence ATGAAAATTATGAAAATTGCTGCTTTAAGTGCAGTATTTGCGGCGCAGTTTGCGATGGCTCAGTTTAAACAGACTCCACTTCCGTACGCCTACAATGCCTTGGAAGGAAACATCGATGCGCAGACCATGGAAATCCATTATTCCAAACATGCTGCAGCGTATGTAGCAAATTTGAATAAGGCAATTGCAGGAACGCCTCAGGAAAAACAAACCTTATTCGAGATCATGTCCAATGCTTCAAAATTACCGGCTGCCGTAAGAAATAATGCCGGCGGACACTATAACCACGAGCTGTTCTGGACCGTTTTAACCCCTGAAAAAAATACACAGCCTTCAGCTAAACTGGCAAAAGCAATCAATGAAACATTTGGAAGCATGGATGCTTTTAAAGCAAAGATGGCAAAAGCGGGGGCAGACCGTTTCGGATCGGGATGGGCATGGCTTTCAGTGGACAAAAACGGAAAACTGTTCGTTTCATCTACCCCTAATCAGGATAACCCTTTAATGGATGTGGTAGAAGAAAAAGGAACCCCTATTTTCGGAATTGATGTATGGGAACATGCATATTATTTAAAATATCAGAACAAAAGAGCAGATTATTTGACTGCGATCTGGAATGTAACGAACTGGAAAGAAATCAGCAGAAGATACGAAGAAGCGATCAGCAAAAAATAA
- a CDS encoding MbnP family protein, producing MKIYKFLSLFFITFTLFTLSSCSSNDDDEVMDSTPGNLQLKFENGFNNLGDVVLNQTTQTSVNGQKHQFSTLKYIISNITLIDEKGSEFKYHYNDPDNGAFIVDQAEAVAGINYINLKEIPKNNYKKVRIGLGISQSAYLLGQNGQGIFWQKAKTAGMAWSWAAGYIFTKLEGRYGTSSATTEFMNHCGNMGDTSANNTPDLYREIILDFPTTARVSEEITPSVHILADLNQYLSGQTALTLDSSNDMAMGSNQHLVKVTNNISKMFKVDHVHND from the coding sequence ATGAAAATCTATAAATTTTTATCATTATTCTTTATTACCTTCACTTTGTTTACCCTATCATCATGTAGCAGCAATGACGATGATGAGGTAATGGATTCCACTCCGGGAAATCTTCAGCTAAAATTCGAAAACGGATTCAATAATCTTGGAGATGTAGTTTTGAATCAAACCACCCAAACTTCCGTTAACGGACAAAAGCATCAGTTTTCCACCCTGAAATATATAATCAGCAACATTACTTTAATTGATGAAAAGGGAAGTGAGTTCAAATATCATTACAACGATCCCGACAACGGAGCATTTATCGTAGATCAGGCAGAAGCCGTTGCCGGAATCAATTACATCAACCTGAAAGAAATTCCTAAAAATAATTACAAAAAAGTAAGAATCGGTTTAGGAATCAGCCAGTCGGCTTATCTTTTGGGACAGAACGGACAGGGAATTTTCTGGCAGAAAGCAAAAACTGCGGGAATGGCCTGGTCCTGGGCTGCAGGATACATTTTCACAAAACTGGAAGGCAGATACGGAACATCTTCGGCAACAACAGAATTTATGAACCATTGCGGAAATATGGGGGATACTTCTGCCAACAATACGCCAGATCTTTACCGTGAAATTATCCTTGATTTTCCTACAACAGCAAGAGTGTCTGAAGAAATTACTCCTTCCGTTCATATTCTGGCGGATCTTAATCAATATCTGAGTGGGCAAACCGCTTTAACATTGGATAGTTCCAACGATATGGCAATGGGATCGAACCAGCATCTGGTGAAGGTGACGAACAATATTTCAAAAATGTTTAAAGTAGATCATGTTCACAATGATTAG